CTTATTGATGGTTCTATCTTTAATATGCATGGTTGCAAGGCGAGGAAGGCTTAGAAGTAGAGCTCAGTTAATATTGAGCCCTGGAGCGATAAACTGCCCTGCCTAGTTAAGTTGATTTATTCTGATGTGACTACAGAAGTACAAGTAATTAGGTCACAAGATCGTTGAATAGGGTAGCATTGGACCACGTTCGTTTCTATCTCCTCTTaactccttttctttttgaacaaATGCGATATGGCCTTCCCAATCCGTACATACACTAAGCTGCTTGCATTACAGTTTTTCTTTCATACCACTGAACCGAGCCCAACCTTACCTCTCTTTTAGTTTCTTTGCCATTCTTTCACTACTATACATTTTGTGGCGGACCATAAGCTTACTTTGTTCCGAGTGTTTACTTGCATACGCAAAGAAATTAAACTTTAGTTTCTTAGTTGTGAGCTTTTTTTAACGCCCGATGTTCTAATGGGGCTTCATTTGCAACAggttgattattttgttgattgCTATTGCCCGGGGGATGATCGCTTATGGCTAATTGGCGGAACAAGTGCTGGCACCTTGGGCTACTTCCCTGTGAATTTCAGAGGACCAGGAGCGATTGGATCTCCAGAAGCTGTTCTCCAAGGCGGTCACACAAGTATTGTAAGAAGCGTATTGCCTATGTTAGGCATGCCGGGTGGTGCAACCCATAATCGAGGCATCTTCGCGTGGACGGGCGGCGAGGATGGCCGTCTATGTTGTTGGTCGTCTGATGAATCATCGTCCGATGCTAGTCGTTCTTGGATTTCAAGCGAACTAGTCATTAAGCCGCGCAAAACTCGCAGGAAAAGCAGGCATCATCCCTACTAGCGACCTTGATGCTTACCCGTTGATGTTTTCTGTTTCAATTGCAGTTGAGCTATTTTGGTGCGTTATTTGTACAATACATGTAACGATTGAAGATGAAATGTTTCACGTAAGGAATATGGTAAATCAAGCATCACCAAAACTCGTTCCATGTGTTTAGAAGACATCTTAAGATTACGTGGtgttattcaaataaaatataagactTGTTTTTCAACACAGAAGGGCACATATTATAGTCTACATGAATAGAATTGGCCTGGAGGCATACAAAGCCAATATCAGCCTGACCAGCCATCATGATTGGGAATAGATTAGGAGTCAAAAGAACAATACCAACCATTATGGAGAGCCCGTGAACCATTCAAGGAAACAATAGGGGGGGTAATTGGATTTAGTTACTTGAAATTAAGAATGGCTTACAACCATAACAAGTACGGAAATAATATCCACGAAAAAAACTGAACCCAAAGAATATATATGGATCTCGAAACAGTACCACCTTCCATCCATGTCAATTTTTCAGACTTAAAAAGTTTAAACACGTCCTCGTCTCTTAAGTTGACAACATCCCAGAACCACAATGCAAACAACATAATCTGAGTCATGCTGAAGAGGGGAGCCAAATGCctttaaaaatagcaaaaccCCTTCAGTTCGGTTTGTTCAGCAACCCAGCCTTTTATATCATCTGCCACGCCCTACCCCTGCCAACAGGTTAAGAATGGAATCCCATGGGCACAAGATTGTGAAATCAGAGCCAAGTATATCAAGCTGGAAGTGAAAAGCATAAGAGCAAACACagcagttttgagttttgacagCCTATGTCAAGTTATAGCCTCACCCCTTGACACTTGGTTGTGAAGAAACGTGGGCATTTTAGGTCCACTAATAGACACAATTTGACCTTTGCAAGCCAATAGCTCAAACTACCATGAGCATAGAAGAATAGAACAAGATCCATGCAAGAAAATGCAGTTTAGACTCATCTAATCTTTTTGTCAAGGACCAAAAGATGAGGACGCTTCTTTTATTACTGAGCCAccctccccccacccccccttGGACACATCCAAAATGAAATGTTGGATATGAATAATAACATATGTTGGATTTAGATCCAACCAGAAATGTTATCACAATCCAATTTGAGACATCATGGTTGCTTCACAAACTTACAAGGGTCACATCAAATGGATGCCATGAAATGCAAGTCTTGTAAAGAAAAAATTGTAACTGatacaaaaatgaaatagaaagtTCACCTTTGTTTCCACCAGTCTTCCCACCAGCTCCACCCCTGCCTCGCCCTCCACCTGCCCCTTTAGCACCCCCATCATCTAAGCCACGGCCAATGCCTTTTGCTGGCCGACCACTGGTGCCATCTTCTCGGCCTCTTCCTCTTCCACGCCCCACTCCAGGTGGCTTCCTATCTGAGATTCAACCAACAGACAATGGCAATTTGAGAAAATGATTTCACTTGATCTTAGAAACTTCCATACTGCCTGCTGACAGCATAAACTCATAATCATTCATATAAACCAGACAAAGAAAGCAGGGATGTGCTGATATGTATATGTACTAATTGATTAGTGCTAAACCAATGGGCACAAGACCATATATATGTAAATCAGGAAAGAAGGTAGAAGCCATTGTTCCTTGAAAGCTATGAATGTCTTCTCATTAAAGTGAATATCATGAAAGAATGTATTTATAGGAGAGTCAAAAGTCCAGTACCTGTACGGCTCTTAGTTTCTTCCTGAACTTTATCTATCACCTGGAAAACCAAAAGCATAATCAAACATTAGGTGAACATGCTGTTAGGGCATCTGAA
This genomic stretch from Diospyros lotus cultivar Yz01 chromosome 1, ASM1463336v1, whole genome shotgun sequence harbors:
- the LOC127808911 gene encoding sm-like protein LSM4, producing MLPLSLLKTAQGHPMLVELKNGETYNGHLVNCDTWMNIHLREVICTSKDGDRFWRMPECYIRGNTIKYLRVPDEVIDKVQEETKSRTDRKPPGVGRGRGRGREDGTSGRPAKGIGRGLDDGGAKGAGGGRGRGGAGGKTGGNKGVGRGR